The following proteins are encoded in a genomic region of Magnolia sinica isolate HGM2019 chromosome 1, MsV1, whole genome shotgun sequence:
- the LOC131253129 gene encoding large ribosomal subunit protein eL15y, translating to MGAYKYVSELWRKKQSDVMRFLQRVRCWEYRQLPSIVRVTHPTRPDKARRLGYKAKQGYVVYRVRVRRGGRKRPVPKGIVYGKPKNQGITQLKFQRNKRSVAEERAGRKLGGLKVLNSYWLNEDSTYKYYEIILVDAAHNAIRNDPRINWICNPVHKHRELRGLTSAGKKYRGLRGKGHLHHKARPSRRATWKRNNTLSLRRYR from the exons ATGG GGGCATACAAGTACGTGTCGGAGCTATGGAGGAAGAAGCAATCGGACGTGATGCGGTTCTTGCAGAGGGTCCGGTGCTGGGAGTATCGCCAGCTCCCGTCGATCGTGCGCGTCACGCACCCGACGCGTCCCGATAAGGCTCGCCGCTTGGGATACAAGGCCAAGCAG GGATACGTTGTCTATCGCGTCCGTGTTAGGCGTGGTGGTCGGAAGAGGCCTGTTCCCAAGGGTATTGTTTATGGTAAGCCCAAAAACCAAGGTATCACCCAACTGAAGTTCCAACGCAACAAGAGATCAGTGGCAGAAGAACGAGCTGGTCGAAAATTGGGAGGACTGAAGGTTCTCAACTCCTACTGGCTAAATGAG GACTCAACCTACAAGTACTATGAGATCATCCTGGTTGATGCGGCTCACAATGCAATCCGGAATGATCCCAGGATCAACTGGATCTGCAACCCAGTACACAAGCACAGGGAGCTGCGTGGGCTTACCTCTGCCGGAAAGAAATACAGGGGCCTCCGTGGGAAGGGCCACTTGCACCACAAGGCGCGGCCATCCCGAAGGGCGACCTGGAAGAGGAACAACACCCTGTCCCTCCGCCGTTACCGCTGA